A genome region from Tolypothrix sp. PCC 7712 includes the following:
- a CDS encoding urease subunit beta — MIPGEIITPDGEIELNAGRETIKLLVGNTGDRPIQVGSHFHFFEVNSALSFDREQARGMRLDIPAGTAVRFEPGDEKEITLVPLVGMRQVYGFNGRVNGEL; from the coding sequence ATGATTCCAGGGGAAATTATTACGCCAGATGGGGAAATCGAATTAAATGCTGGGCGTGAAACTATTAAATTACTAGTAGGAAATACAGGCGATCGCCCTATACAAGTTGGTTCACATTTTCACTTTTTTGAAGTTAACTCTGCTTTAAGTTTTGATAGAGAACAAGCGCGAGGAATGCGTCTGGATATTCCCGCAGGTACAGCAGTTCGTTTTGAACCAGGGGATGAAAAGGAAATTACTCTTGTACCTCTGGTTGGGATGCGTCAGGTTTATGGATTTAATGGCAGAGTTAATGGAGAGCTTTAA
- a CDS encoding HNH endonuclease signature motif containing protein, with the protein MVPQSIREIIADRAKYLCEYCHSPEFVNTDRFTVDHLIPQSLGGSDELENLALCCRRCNERRYNFTSGIDPQTQK; encoded by the coding sequence ATGGTTCCCCAATCCATCCGAGAAATCATCGCTGACAGAGCAAAATACCTCTGCGAATATTGCCACTCCCCAGAATTTGTAAATACTGACCGCTTCACTGTCGATCATCTCATTCCACAGTCTTTAGGTGGCTCGGATGAACTGGAAAATCTAGCTTTATGTTGCCGTCGTTGCAATGAACGTCGCTATAATTTTACATCAGGAATTGACCCGCAAACTCAAAAGTAA
- a CDS encoding urease accessory protein UreD, producing MSEILEKEVANTWHGKLNLVYADRKNATQLIYNHQQAPLKVQRPFYPEGEKVCHSVILHTAGGVVGGDRLSLNFHLQPHAQALITTAAASKIYRSNGLQAKQIIDIKVDAGACLEWLPQETILFNSAIYRQDLRVELATEASWIGWEITRLGRSARGEKFLQGEWRSHTEIWQQGVPLWIDRQYLPGSEEVFHSPHGLAGQPIVGSLVWVGNPVDSEILAKARNLWDGAGEVGVSRLQHGLLCRYRGASSSEVRNWFTSVWQMLRVNFLSRGSCVPRVWQV from the coding sequence ATGAGTGAAATTCTCGAAAAAGAAGTTGCTAATACTTGGCATGGCAAACTTAATTTAGTCTATGCCGATCGCAAAAATGCCACCCAGCTAATTTACAACCACCAGCAAGCACCGCTAAAAGTACAGCGTCCGTTTTATCCAGAAGGCGAAAAAGTCTGTCATAGCGTCATTTTACATACGGCTGGGGGAGTTGTAGGAGGCGATCGCCTTTCTCTCAATTTTCACCTCCAACCCCACGCACAAGCTTTAATCACTACAGCCGCCGCAAGTAAAATCTACCGCAGCAATGGACTGCAAGCCAAACAAATTATCGATATCAAAGTAGATGCTGGGGCTTGTTTGGAGTGGTTACCCCAAGAAACAATTTTGTTTAACAGTGCGATTTATCGGCAAGATTTACGGGTAGAATTAGCAACCGAAGCCAGTTGGATAGGCTGGGAAATTACGCGATTAGGGCGCAGTGCTAGAGGAGAAAAGTTTTTGCAAGGAGAATGGCGATCGCATACGGAAATTTGGCAGCAAGGTGTACCTTTGTGGATAGATCGGCAATATTTACCCGGTAGCGAGGAAGTTTTTCACAGTCCCCACGGCTTGGCGGGACAACCAATTGTAGGTAGTCTAGTTTGGGTTGGTAATCCAGTTGACTCAGAAATTTTGGCAAAAGCCCGCAATTTATGGGATGGTGCAGGAGAGGTGGGGGTGTCGCGACTCCAACATGGACTTTTATGTAGATATCGCGGTGCTTCGTCATCTGAGGTGCGAAACTGGTTTACGTCTGTTTGGCAGATGCTACGGGTTAATTTTTTGAGTCGTGGTAGCTGCGTACCTAGAGTTTGGCAGGTTTGA
- a CDS encoding ParA family protein: MTAKVISICNLKGGVGKTTIVMALAEYLAGNTMYGKRILTIDLDPQSNLTSALMSEDVWEKQFDNKGLTVPFLFQNYQEFLNDIGNDQFIVKNNVSNVRNKNSFDCLHLIPSSPRLFEVQEDLPPSSISLLRRLLNPLLSKYDYILIDCPPNINKVIKSAFYFSNFCIIPCVPNRMSINALDLVLAQIEKFNIDYEHNLKPIGVLISRYNGTIGQNENLNYIVGNPFYPSTFPTKIPERAKIAESIDFSNYLTYKQKYDQSHESMVKLAKEVIQRAGR, translated from the coding sequence ATGACAGCTAAAGTGATTAGTATCTGCAACCTCAAGGGCGGAGTTGGCAAAACTACCATCGTCATGGCATTAGCAGAATATTTAGCAGGCAATACAATGTACGGTAAGCGTATTTTGACTATTGACCTTGATCCTCAGAGTAACTTAACTAGTGCTTTGATGTCTGAGGATGTATGGGAAAAGCAATTTGATAATAAAGGCTTAACAGTTCCTTTTTTGTTTCAGAATTATCAAGAATTTTTAAACGATATTGGTAACGATCAATTTATAGTTAAAAATAATGTTTCAAATGTGAGGAATAAAAATTCATTTGATTGCCTACATTTAATACCTAGCAGTCCAAGATTATTTGAAGTTCAAGAAGATTTACCTCCAAGCTCAATATCCTTACTTCGTCGGCTTTTAAATCCTTTATTAAGCAAATATGATTATATTTTAATAGACTGTCCACCTAATATTAATAAAGTTATTAAAAGTGCGTTTTATTTCAGCAACTTTTGCATAATACCTTGTGTGCCTAATAGAATGTCAATTAACGCTCTAGACCTTGTTCTTGCACAGATTGAAAAGTTCAATATCGATTATGAGCATAACCTAAAACCAATAGGAGTTTTAATTTCACGTTATAACGGCACTATTGGACAAAATGAAAATTTGAATTATATTGTTGGCAATCCTTTTTATCCGTCTACTTTTCCCACGAAAATTCCTGAAAGAGCAAAAATAGCAGAAAGTATAGATTTTAGTAATTATTTGACTTATAAACAGAAATATGACCAATCT
- the ureC gene encoding urease subunit alpha: MPYRMSRRAYAETYGPTVGDRVRLADTELFIEVEQDFTTYGDEVKFGGGKVIRDGMGQSPISNADGAVDLVITNALILDWWGVVKADIGIKDGKIFKIGKAGNPYIQNNVDIIIGPGTEALAGEGMILTAGGVDSHIHFICPQQIEVAIASGVTTMIGGGTGPATGTNATTCTPGPWNMYRMLQAADAFPVNLGFLGKGNASQPQGLVEQIQAGAMGLKLHEDWGTTPATIDTCLSVADEYDVQVAIHTDTLNEAGFVEDTIAAFKNRAIHTYHTEGAGGGHAPDIIKVCGEANVLPSSTNPTRPYTLNTLDEHLDMLMVCHHLDPAIAEDVAFAESRIRRETIAAEDILHDLGAFSMISSDSQAMGRVGEVIIRTWQTSHKMKVQRGILNPQGDEQRADNFRAKRYVAKYTINPAIAHGIAQYVGSVEEGKLADLCLWRPAFFGVKPEIVIKGGMIAWAQMGDANASIPTPQPVHMRPMFGSFAGARHATSLTFVSQAALEREIPSQLGLRKSAVAVSGTRQITKRDLKLNDALPHIEVDSETYEVRADGELLICEPATVLPMAQRYFLF, translated from the coding sequence ATGCCTTACAGAATGTCTCGCCGTGCCTACGCAGAAACCTATGGGCCCACAGTAGGCGATCGCGTCCGACTTGCGGATACAGAATTATTTATTGAAGTTGAACAAGATTTCACTACCTACGGCGACGAAGTGAAGTTTGGCGGTGGGAAAGTCATCCGCGATGGGATGGGACAATCGCCCATTTCTAACGCCGATGGTGCTGTAGATTTAGTAATTACAAATGCTTTAATTCTCGATTGGTGGGGTGTAGTTAAAGCCGATATTGGGATTAAAGACGGCAAAATATTTAAAATCGGTAAAGCCGGCAATCCTTATATTCAAAATAACGTCGATATTATTATCGGCCCGGGAACCGAAGCTTTAGCTGGGGAAGGGATGATTCTCACGGCTGGGGGTGTGGATTCCCACATCCATTTTATTTGTCCACAACAGATAGAAGTGGCGATCGCATCCGGAGTTACTACGATGATTGGCGGTGGTACAGGCCCCGCTACCGGGACAAACGCCACTACCTGCACCCCAGGCCCTTGGAATATGTACCGGATGTTGCAAGCGGCTGATGCGTTTCCTGTGAATTTAGGATTTTTGGGTAAAGGTAACGCCAGCCAACCCCAAGGACTTGTGGAACAAATACAAGCTGGTGCAATGGGGTTAAAGCTGCATGAAGACTGGGGAACCACTCCCGCAACTATTGACACTTGCCTCAGCGTCGCGGATGAGTATGATGTACAAGTGGCAATTCACACCGACACCCTCAACGAAGCCGGATTTGTCGAAGATACCATTGCAGCTTTCAAAAATCGTGCTATTCACACCTACCACACCGAAGGCGCAGGCGGTGGACACGCGCCAGATATTATCAAAGTTTGTGGCGAGGCGAATGTTCTCCCATCTTCCACCAACCCCACACGCCCTTACACCCTCAACACTTTAGACGAACACCTGGATATGTTGATGGTATGTCATCATCTCGATCCTGCGATCGCGGAAGATGTCGCCTTTGCTGAGTCTCGTATCCGTCGGGAAACCATCGCCGCCGAAGATATTTTGCACGACTTAGGCGCGTTTAGCATGATTTCCTCTGACTCCCAAGCGATGGGGCGGGTAGGTGAAGTAATAATTCGCACCTGGCAGACATCTCATAAAATGAAGGTGCAACGGGGAATCCTTAACCCGCAAGGAGATGAGCAAAGGGCAGACAATTTTCGAGCGAAAAGATATGTCGCCAAATACACCATCAACCCAGCCATAGCCCACGGAATCGCCCAGTATGTGGGGTCAGTGGAAGAGGGGAAACTTGCAGATTTATGTTTGTGGCGACCGGCATTTTTTGGCGTGAAGCCAGAAATAGTTATTAAAGGCGGAATGATTGCATGGGCGCAAATGGGCGACGCTAACGCCAGCATTCCCACACCGCAACCAGTGCATATGCGACCGATGTTTGGTAGCTTTGCGGGTGCGCGTCACGCTACATCATTAACTTTTGTTTCCCAAGCGGCGTTAGAAAGGGAGATTCCTAGCCAGTTGGGTTTGCGAAAATCGGCGGTTGCAGTTTCCGGGACACGCCAAATAACTAAGCGGGATTTAAAGCTAAATGATGCGCTACCTCATATTGAAGTAGATTCAGAAACCTATGAAGTCAGGGCTGATGGCGAATTGCTGATTTGTGAACCTGCGACAGTTTTACCAATGGCCCAAAGATACTTTTTGTTTTAG
- the ureA gene encoding urease subunit gamma: MQLTPQEKDKLLIFTAALVAERRKNRGLKLNYPEAVAYISAAILEGARDGQTVAELMSYGTTLLTRDDVMSGVPEMVHEVQVEATFPDGTKLVTVHDPIR, translated from the coding sequence ATGCAACTTACCCCACAGGAAAAAGATAAGTTGTTAATTTTTACTGCTGCTTTAGTGGCAGAAAGACGTAAAAATAGAGGATTGAAATTAAATTATCCTGAAGCAGTTGCTTATATTTCTGCTGCAATTTTAGAAGGTGCAAGAGATGGGCAAACTGTTGCAGAATTAATGAGTTATGGCACTACTTTATTAACGCGAGATGATGTGATGTCAGGTGTGCCGGAAATGGTGCATGAAGTTCAAGTAGAAGCAACTTTTCCTGATGGGACAAAGTTGGTGACTGTGCATGATCCGATTCGTTAA
- a CDS encoding GxxExxY protein, with product MDENDLSGMIIGCGMRVHTALGPGLLESAYEECLHYELKKRGFNVGKQVPVPLEYERVQLDCVYRLDLIVENKVIIEIKSVESIHPIHSVQLLTYLKLTNCKLGLILNFNVLHLKDGIKRVANKL from the coding sequence ATGGATGAGAATGATTTGAGTGGGATGATAATTGGTTGTGGGATGCGAGTGCATACAGCATTGGGGCCGGGGTTGTTGGAGTCAGCTTATGAGGAGTGTTTGCATTACGAATTAAAGAAGAGAGGATTTAATGTTGGTAAACAAGTTCCCGTACCACTGGAATATGAAAGAGTGCAATTAGATTGTGTATATCGATTAGATTTAATAGTAGAAAATAAAGTAATTATTGAAATTAAATCAGTAGAATCTATTCACCCAATCCACTCCGTACAACTTTTAACTTATCTCAAACTCACTAATTGCAAACTCGGACTCATTCTCAACTTTAACGTTCTCCACCTCAAAGACGGCATCAAACGTGTCGCCAACAAACTCTAA
- a CDS encoding hybrid sensor histidine kinase/response regulator, translating into MNSQNSRSDKILVVDDSPDNVFLIKTILEEEGYTVSTAENGASALAQLEASPCDLVLLDLMMPGMDGYEVTRRIRGNAAMQQYIPILLITAHDAPNVAKGLDLGADDFIRKPVTVDELLARVRSLLRLKHSIDERDEIARQREDFVSRLTHDLRTPLVAADRVLLLFQEGALGALSPQMEEVITIMARSNTNLLSMVNTLLEVYRFEAGRKTLAFLPVNIQQLLEEVVGELTPLAQAKTLALNFAVAEELTTKTIMGDRLELHRLFTNLIGNAIKFTASGSVNIRLSSTTETSQNFDVDAAENSTISGYLIVEVEDTGPGISAEDQASLFERFRQGSHKTSGSGLGLYLSRRIVEAHQGNILVKSELGKGSLFMVMLPIKK; encoded by the coding sequence ATGAACTCACAGAATTCTCGCTCTGACAAAATTTTGGTTGTAGATGATTCTCCAGATAATGTGTTTTTAATCAAAACAATTTTGGAGGAAGAAGGCTACACCGTTAGCACAGCAGAAAATGGTGCTTCAGCTTTAGCGCAACTAGAAGCTTCTCCCTGTGACTTGGTATTGTTGGATTTAATGATGCCAGGAATGGATGGTTACGAAGTTACTCGGCGGATTCGGGGGAATGCTGCCATGCAGCAATATATCCCCATACTGCTGATTACTGCTCACGATGCGCCAAATGTTGCTAAAGGATTAGATTTAGGTGCTGATGACTTTATCCGCAAGCCTGTAACAGTGGATGAATTGCTAGCACGGGTGCGATCGCTCTTACGGCTAAAACACAGTATCGATGAACGTGATGAAATCGCTCGCCAACGCGAAGATTTTGTTTCTCGCCTCACCCATGACTTACGCACCCCCCTAGTAGCAGCCGATCGCGTACTGCTGTTGTTTCAGGAAGGTGCTTTAGGAGCCTTATCTCCGCAAATGGAAGAAGTAATCACCATCATGGCGCGCAGCAACACCAATTTGCTTTCGATGGTTAATACTCTATTGGAAGTGTACCGCTTTGAAGCTGGGCGCAAAACCTTGGCGTTTTTACCAGTGAATATTCAGCAATTATTAGAGGAAGTGGTGGGAGAATTAACACCCTTAGCTCAAGCCAAAACACTAGCCCTAAATTTTGCTGTTGCTGAAGAGTTAACCACTAAAACAATCATGGGCGATCGCTTGGAATTACATCGTCTATTTACTAACCTCATCGGTAATGCCATTAAATTTACCGCTTCTGGCTCCGTAAATATTCGTCTTAGTTCAACAACTGAAACCAGTCAAAACTTTGATGTCGATGCTGCTGAAAATTCAACAATTAGTGGCTACCTAATTGTTGAGGTAGAAGACACAGGCCCCGGTATTTCTGCTGAAGATCAAGCCAGTTTATTTGAACGATTTCGCCAAGGAAGTCACAAGACTTCTGGTAGTGGATTAGGACTATATCTTTCGCGGCGAATTGTTGAGGCTCATCAAGGTAATATTCTAGTTAAATCTGAATTGGGTAAAGGTAGTTTATTCATGGTTATGCTACCTATAAAAAAGTAA